The sequence AATATCCCCAAAATCAGATATGAACTCATAAATAACCTTATAGGTTGGGGGGTTtttgttggcgtgacttgtggatattgacttactttccttacacatcaagaattcctattataattgtaattgatttactttaattcctaatttcctactgcaaatagatctaggaatttattatttacttgcccatttaggtttcgttgtattataaatgggcaagtaaataataaattcctagatctatttgcagtaggaaattaggaattaaagtaaatcaattacaattataataagaattcttggtgtgtaaggaaagtaagtcaatatccataAGTCACGCCAACAGTTTTCTGCAGTttgtcttaaaaaaaaaatcaaagggagagagggagtaaGGGAGAACGcagaggcagagagagagtagagagagggagagagggctGCGGGGAGAGAGAATAGATTCAACCAAGGCACTACAACTTTTCAATTACCATGCACTGAGAAGGGAAAAGCCCACATATGAGTTATTCAATTTGTCCAAGCAAATTATGGCTCCACTGAAGTATCGATGAGTTATTCAATTTGTCCAAGCAAATTATGGCTCAGCGAGTTGGAGGGAAAGATTGAGACGCGGGGGGGGGCGGAGGCGCGAGGAGGAGAGGCTGTAGTTTTTCCAAAAAGaacttaattttgtttttatggattttaagttttaaaatatattttttaatgccTTGTGGTTCTATATCATTGGATGTATAGACTTTATATATGTGTCATGTCAACAACTTAACAGCAAAATTTAACGAAAGCCAATGGCAAGAACCAAATTGATGCATAGATAATAACTTTAAAGACCATTaatatctcaaaaaaaaaaaaaaaaaaaaagggacgaAATGTGATAATTTCGCAAACCTCATTGATCACTTACAATAAAAAatcttatattaattaaaatatgttattttgaccgttgatttttgttttagttgAAAACCATATGGAATTTTCTGGGTCGGATGATGTTATCGTTGGGTTTAATTGCCAAAAGTTGTTTCAGCCCAAACATCAACATTTTACTGTTGAATAATTCTTAATTTGCAATACGCGGAACTCTATTTACACCAAATGAATCTTTGGACACCCCAACTTTACAACACacccaaattcaaaatttaaaatttagacctttttttctctaaacACCCATTACAGAGACATAGTAGGCTTCTACTGTTCGATCCCCCGACCCATTCTCAAAGTAGTAATGGGCTTGTCCCGACCCAAGTTCGCTTTATCATGGAAAGGGCCTTTTCGTAAAACAGCATTCATACATTAAGAAGGCTCAAGCTCCTCACTCCACACCACCTCAAAAGCAAAACCCTAGTGACTCTGCTCTCCCAAGTCCTCAGCCAGCCGCCCCACCTGTGCTCGCAGGTAAACCCATTTTCCACCCAACTCTAAAAATGTATGAATTGTTTCACAGCTTCCCAATAGCCAAAGCCATGATTTTTGACtctgaatttttgtttcttttatacACTTGCAGATCTACCAGTTGCTGAACTAGCAGAAATGGTGCGCGTCAGCGTTTTGAACGACGCTCTGAAGAGCATGTACAACGCCGAGAAGAGGGGGAAACGACAAGTCATGATCAGGCCATCATCGAAGGTCATCATCAAGTTCCTTTTGGTTATGCAAAAGCACGGTTCGTATTTTCTAAATTCATGGGTGTTTTGAGATTGTATGTTTTGTATTGGGTACAATTTGTGTGATGAGATTGTTGCGTTTGAAATTGTTTAGGTTATATTGGCGAGTTTGAGTATGTTGATGACCACAGAGCTGGAAAGATTGTGGTTGAACTCAATGGGAGGCTGAACAAGTGTGGTGTTATCAGTCCTCGATTCGATGTCGGTGTTAAGGAGATCGAAGGCTGGACTGCTAGGCTTCTGCCTTCTAGACAGGTTTGTTTTCCTAACTTCATCGCTATATGTTGGTCTATGAGAGTGTTTGGGGTCATTATATATGGGTTGCCCAGATAAAACTTTTatcatttgaatttggtgTTGCAAGTGGTTATGAAGCATACCTGTTCTAGTTTTTTGCTcataaattgaataaatatttgCAGTTTGGATACATTGTGCTGACAACATCTGCTGGTATCATGGATCATGAAGAAGCTAGGAGAAAGAATGTTGGTGGCAAAGTCCTTGgtttcttttattgagcagaGTCTCAAGCACATCATTAGGatcttttgtgaaattttggttttatttaatttgttttgccAAAAGAAGAGAACCTTTTTTCTTACCAATGCTGGTTTGAAAAGTTTCTTGTACTAGGATATTAGttctatgttttgttttgttttgattgacTGTCATGTTCTTGCAACCGTGAATGTTAAAGTGACTTGGTATTGAGCAGAAATGGTAACTTGGAAAGTTTTGTTCGACCTCTTGTTCCCATGTGTTAAGTAGTTTCATTTGCCCCCAACTTACATGTGACCATTTCTTGTGGTATCGTGAGATTAATTTCATGTTATAGCTTGGTTTATATTAGTAATAGTAACCTGCAATTTAAGCTTATATTGAACTCTTTGTATTAGTGTAATTGACAATAGTGTTTTACAGAGCAAGTTTCTTTTGGTTCGGCGGATGTTGATAGCAGAGAGTCCAATAGTGATGAACTGATGCCTAGAAccctaatattatttttggtgtACATGCTTCACCATTGTTTTCTGTTCTAGCGTAGCTTAAGGAAACAGCTTAAAGGACTTtacttttttcatttgaatgTTGTTTTGGAGGCTAGCGTTGTACTGATTATGCCATTGTAGGTGTTGAAACTATTTCAAACCAGTGATCTTAGGAAGTGAATTAGTTGAGTGATTTGAATAAATAAGGGATGTGCTTAGGACTTTGGGTAGATGTTTTTTAGAAGTGTTGTTCAGCTTCTAATATCGAGGCCCTTAAGTATAGGATTGTGAAAGCTTGATTTTATCTCGTCACGTCTATAATTGAGCTTCATGGTCTGATACTTGTATGAGGTTTCCTTGCATTTATCTTTTACTTTgtcacaaaatttcaaaacttcaGAAGTATTATTTCGCTATGTAATTGTGATCTGACATTAGCATTTGATGTGTGGGACTAGTTATAGTTCCTGCAaggtttctttatttttaactcATGTACTGCGGTGGGGCAAATGATCACATGGAG comes from Prunus dulcis chromosome 6, ALMONDv2, whole genome shotgun sequence and encodes:
- the LOC117632305 gene encoding 40S ribosomal protein S15a-1, which translates into the protein MVRVSVLNDALKSMYNAEKRGKRQVMIRPSSKVIIKFLLVMQKHGYIGEFEYVDDHRAGKIVVELNGRLNKCGVISPRFDVGVKEIEGWTARLLPSRQFGYIVLTTSAGIMDHEEARRKNVGGKVLGFFY